One region of Quercus lobata isolate SW786 chromosome 2, ValleyOak3.0 Primary Assembly, whole genome shotgun sequence genomic DNA includes:
- the LOC115976006 gene encoding uncharacterized oxidoreductase At4g09670-like yields the protein MIERESLSRTREQTPSSIIQSRIFRTFQKKKMAENPVRFGIIGCAEIARKVARAMDLAPNSILYAIASRSIEKAKNFAATNGLPENVKIYGSYDQVLDDPCVDAVYMPLPTSLHVHWAVLAACKKKHLLLEKPTALNVAELDQILEACESNGVQFMDGSMWLHHPRTAKMKDLLSNYSGQLNFIHSQSTSSATPEFLESNIRVKPDLDALGALGDSAWYCIGAILWAKDYQLPTTVTALPDVTRNLAGVILSCTASLHWDQPDTTVATIHCSFLSHSSMDLAICASKGSLHVKDFIIPYQEHSASFDFTLDSKFLDLHIGWSVKPEEVCVTSQLPQEALMVQELARQVEGIRKSQFRPDSKWPGISRKTQLVMDAVKKSIDLGCKPINL from the exons ATGATAGAAAGGGAAAGTCTCTCCAGAACCAGAGAGCAAACCCCATCATCCATAATCCAAAGCAGAATTTTCAgaaccttccaaaaaaaaaaaatggctgaAAACCCAGTACGTTTTGGTATCATAGGATGCGCGGAGATAGCTAGGAAAGTGGCTAGAGCCATGGATTTAGCTCCCAATTCAATCCTCTACGCCATAGCCAGCCGTTCGATCGAAAAGGCTAAGAACTTTGCGGCCACAAATGGTTTACCCGAGAACGTGAAAATCTATGGGAGCTATGATCAGGTACTCGACGATCCATGTGTGGATGCAGTGTATATGCCACTACCCACTAGCCTTCACGTACACTGGGCAGTCTTGGCTGCCTGTAAAAAGAAGCATTTGCTTTTGGAAAAACCGACGGCTCTTAATGTGGCAGAGCTTGACCAGATATTGGAAGCATGCGAATCCAACGGTGTACAGTTCATGGATGGGAGCATGTGGCTGCATCATCCTAGGACTGCCAAAATGAAAGACTTGCTCTCTAATTACTCTGGACAACTTAACTTC ATCCACAGCCAATCAACTTCGTCAGCGACCCCAGAATTTCTAGAGAGCAACATAAGAGTGAAACCAGACTTGGACGCTCTTGGTGCGCTTGGAGACTCAGCCTGGTACTGCATTGGAGCCATCTTGTGGGCTAAGGACTACCAATTGCCGACTACAGTAACTGCTCTGCCTGATGTTACCAGGAACTTAGCTGGAGTCATCTTGTCATGCACGGCTTCTCTTCATTGGGATCAACCCGACACGACAGTTGCAACAATTCATTGCTCCTTCCTCTCCCACTCGTCCATGGACTTGGCCATTTGTGCTTCCAAAGGATCCTTGCATGTCAAGGACTTCATAATCCCATATCAAGAGCATTCTGCTTCTTTTGACTTCACATTGGACTCTAAGTTTCTCGATCTCCATATTGGGTGGAGTGTGAAGCCTGAGGAAGTTTGCGTCACTTCTCAGCTTCCTCAAGAGGCTTTGATGGTTCAAGAGCTAGCAAGACAAGTTGAGGGCATTAGAAAATCCCAGTTTCGCCCTGATAGTAAATGGCCTGGGATTAGTAGAAAGACGCAGTTAGTGATGGATGCAGTGAAGAAATCCATTGATCTTGGCTGCAAAcccattaatttgtaa
- the LOC115976007 gene encoding serine/threonine-protein phosphatase 7 long form homolog — protein sequence MEPQIDEELEILHPGPLQRSLLTRQPYHQSEAIWNGKDPGPLMCCGRTKEMANVQMQDNRVIDIIKLLRLEGLFRAPFREIDHCLISALVERWRPETHTFHLPHGEMSITLQDVEVIFGLPIDGEVLVGPIAVEDGDWNQVCGELLGFTPLNDNKTLVGQRILISRLVEAIAMPLPHDATEIQIHQYARCYILALVGDKLFMDKSGDRVHLMFLDFMRNLRDPRQYSWGSGCLPWLYRELCRASEKRASQIGGACTLVQYWAWAKLPFLCPRIEPPPGCDYGPWPYAPLAFKWVRVPSPKSRPSSTALVHYRQQLVTMQPD from the exons ATGGAGCCTCAGATCGATGAGGAGCTAGAGATCTTGCACCCCGGTCCGCTTCAGAGGTCATTGTTGACGCGACAACCATATCATCAATCAGAGGCCATTTGGAATGGCAAG GACCCAGGCCCACTTATGTGCTGTGGTCGCACTAAGGAGATGGCAAACGTTCAGATGCAAGATAATCGGGTGATTGACATTATCAAATTGCTAAGGCTGGAAGGATTGTTTAGAGCCCCTTTTAGAGAGATAGATCATTGCCTAATATCGGCCCTAGTTGAGCGATGGCGGCCGGAGACTCATACGTTCCATCTTCCACATGGTGAGATGTCAATCACCCTACAAGATGTGGAGGTGATTTTCGGACTTCCTATAGACGGTGAGGTCTTGGTTGGGCCGATTGCTGTGGAGGATGGGGATTGGAATCAAGTGTGTGGGGAGTTGCTTGGTTTTACTCCGCTGAATGACAATAAAACTTTGGTAGGGCAAAGAATTCTCATCAGCCGACTTGTTGAGGCCATTGCAATGCCACTGCCTCATGACGCAACGGAGATTCAGATACACCAGTATGCCCGGTGCTATATTTTAGCGCTAGTAGGGGATAAACTTTTCATGGACAAGTCAGGAGATAGGGTGCATCTGATGTTCCTGGACTTCATGCGCAACCTTCGTGATCCGCGACAGTATAGTTGGGGTAGTGGTTGCCTGCCTTGGTTGTATAGGGAGTTGTGTCGGGCAAGCGAGAAACGGGCATCGCAGATTGGTGGGGCGTGCACCTTGGTCCAGTATTGGGCATGGGCAAAGTTGCCATTCTTGTGCCCGAGGATAGAGCCCCCACCTGGATGTGATTATGGCCCATGGCCATATGCTCCACTTGCATTTAA GTGGGTGCGGGTGCCAAGCCCGAAGAGTAGGCCATCCAGCACGGCCTTGGTCCACTATCGCCAGCAATTAGTGACAATGCAGCCAGACTAg